In Camelus dromedarius isolate mCamDro1 chromosome 16, mCamDro1.pat, whole genome shotgun sequence, the genomic stretch CTCTGACTACTGGAAAAACTTGAAAAGGGGAGTATTTGATCCAACAATTAGATGAAATGAAGCCATTGGCAGGGAAGACTGATATAATTAACTGAAAAAAGCAAATTCAATTCAAAATTGTCTGTATCACATGGTCTCATTTTActtaaatacattttgcttaaatTTACATgcataaaaaaatctaaaaagtgCTACCAGTGGATGACAGGGTGATGTTTATCCACCTCCCTgtccttattcttttcttttaaagactcCTGAACTCCAGGCGGTCTGTGCTACCCTTTGCCCTGTGGCTTGAGATTGCCCAGGTGTAAAAGGGTATAATAATGCCCATCTCACCAGATGCTGGAGGGGGTGAAGTAAAATTAAGAGCCACAGAGCACCTGGCGCTGGGAGATGCTGGCCCCCGAAGCCTGGACCTCATTTTCCCCACCTGACTCATGGCCTGCGTGGTCAAAGTCATCTCAGTGACGGACTGGTCTTCATTCCACTGTAAGTTTTACTTCCTCAATTTAACAGTGGGCCCCGGGGCCAAGGACCCTCACAGAGCCCAGGCAGAGTTCTGGGTCTCGGTAGCAGCCTGACCTGTTCTCACTCCCGCTCTCCGACTCGGTCCAGCAGTGACTAGTGAAGAGGCCTGGAGCCCCAGCCAGCCGGGCCTTCCCAGAATACCTGCGCCCAGTTTAGGACCACGATCTGTGGTCCCAGGCTACCCTggttgctttcattttctccccCCAGCAGCTAAGCAAGAACAGCTAAGTGTGGCCCCAGAAGCCAGTTCTAGAAAAGTGAGGTGGGGGGCTCCGACATCTCTCTCCACCCCAGTACACAGGAGGGGCTTCAGAGTTTGCAGCCTTGGCTGGGGCGCCTCTCACTGAAGAGTGTCTGTCCCCTAGCCCTGCCGCCTCCAGGCAGTGTGGTCATCACAGAAGCCAAAGCTGCTGGGAAGGGCCGGACTGCCTCCTCGCTGTGAGGAtgaacccctcccaccccccacccatcCTCCAGAGGTTGGTGTCCTGCGGCTGCTTGGACCCTTCCTGGGAGTCCCTGTTCTTGGCCACTAGAAACAGTCTGTGCTCTGCTTCTAAGCCTTTGGGAAAGTGCCTTtgtttgaaggttttttttttttttaactttttttattgagttatagtcattttacaatgttgtgtcaaattccagtgtagagcacaatttttcagttatacatgaacatatatatattcattgtcacattttttttcgctgtgagctaccacaagatcttgtatatatttccctgtgctacacagtataatcttgtttatctgttctacattttgaaatcccagtctgtctgcTTTTGTTTCAACGTTAACTGGAAAATGCACGTATTACAAGACGTCTGGTGGGGAAAGGATACAGAACACTGAAGGAAACACACTTAAACCTTACTAGTCATGCCTCTGGGTGTTGAgtgattttcctctttattttataCCTATCTGTACATTTCAAACTTTCTGTAATGAGCATACCctcagagaaggggaaggaaaacgGACAGAACGAGAAATGCAGGGATGAAGAGAAGATGGAGATGGGGAAGACGATCATGGTAGATGCTCCGGGGACACGCAGGCCAGTCCTCCAGACCCTCCCCCCACAACCTGGCAGTACCTCTCCTGATGTGGCCCCCGGCTCGGGACTCTGGGATCCCCCAGCAGCGTGGCCTCGCATCGGGGCCTGCATCTTGGACAGCCTCTCCTTCATGCTGCTGATGCGGCTGTGCAGCCCCCATGCAGTGCAGAGCTTGGGCAGACTGTCCTCCTGGTCAACCAGCAAGGAGCTCTCCAGGGTGTCCATGGGGCAGAATGCCACCTGCAAGGGAGCCACAGCATTGAGGAGAAGAGAGGGGCCCGCGTGCcagagccccacccctgcccttaTTAGGAAACTGCTGCAGCCAGGCCACACCTGCAACTGCGCAGCCAGAAGGACAGAGTGAGAGGCACAGACGTGGGAGGGCAAGGACCATGGGGACGCTGAGGCCAGGCTGCCAGCCGTCTCTTCTTGGGTGGTTCTTTCCTCTGAGATACATCCTCCATCTCTTTTCGGTTAGAGAGTCTTCTGTGTTTGTAATGAAACAATGGTATTTGTTTGAAAGTCTTTTGCTAAATTAAAATTGAGAGCCTGGAAATATCTTTTGAAATGTTCCTGGCTGGTGAAATCCAGGCATCACTAAAGTGGCAGCTCCTCATATTCAGGAGAAGAATCACGGAAATGATTCACTCATTCCTgttcagaggaagaaataaagaccCCGAGAGGGAGAGGATTTGGTTAAAGCTGCACAGCTGGAGaggtggtggggcaggggaggggtggagttAAGGTCAAAGGAGGGCTTTCCTTTGAGTCAGGTTGTGTTTGAAACCggctccttcctcctgcctgttATGTGGTTTGGGTCAAGATACTTTACCCCCTATATTTGGCACCTTCCTTTACACACTGCGGACAATCATTCTAATTACTACATTAGGTTCCTTTGGAGGATGACACGGGGGAACATAAAGTGTCTGGTACATGGAAACTGTTACCTATGATGATTATTTTGGACCAGTGGTCCTTCAGGTGTTCTCTGTGAAGTATTCTGACCTCACAGACCCCCTGAAAAGTGGGGTCCACTCCAAGTGCAAGAGAGGAACCAATGGATTCTAATGGAACTTACTGTGAAAAGTTCATTGATAcaaatctgaaaaggctacaaactgtttGATTCTGACTATATAAcattatggaaaaggaaaaattatggagatagtaaaaagatcagtcATTGCCAGGGGTCcgggggaaaggagagaagagtgaATAGTGGAGCACAGGGGGGTTTGGGGGCAGCGAAGACTTAAttaccccccactccccaccaaaaAGACTATAGAATGTACAAAACAAAGAGTgcaccctaatgtaaactatggtcATGATTTAGTTAATAACGTATCGGTATTGGCTGATCAAAGACACCAGAGCCCTCCTCTAGGACAAGATGCTAATAATAAGCGAATCAGGAGAGGGTGGTATGGGGAACTCTATACTTTacactcaatttttctgtaagcctaaaactgcttttaaaaagtcttttttcaAACATTCATTGATACAATTTCCAATTCCACATTGCAATGAAGCAACTACCACTTGTTGAATTTTGGCGTggtatcaaagaaaaatatccacaGTTATCTGAAAAGCATTGATAAAATACCCCTCTCTTTTCTAACTATCTATCTGTGTGAGGCTGGGTGTTTTTCATGTTTGCCACCCAATCATTATCTCATACAAGATGGACTGCAGAAGCAGATGTGAGAATCCAGCTGCCTTCTCTTAAGCCAGACAcgaaagagatttgcaaaaatgcaaaacaatgccactcttctcactaaaTGTTTTGGTTTTGGAAAAGACAGTTATTTCTCATAAAAATTATGTTAATGGGGGATGggctccttatttttatttttaaatgagttagtaaatattttgattttttttctttagctttaatTTCTAGAAGGGTGACTACCACTAGATGTAAACTATGCAAACAAATGTTTCTGGGGGCTCCCAGTGATTTTTAAGAGGGTACAAGTGACTTGAGACCAAaatgtttgagaatcactgtttgGGGACAAAGCCAGCCCAGGAGATTGGCCCTCTGTCTCTTGTCCTTTGCAACAGTTTCCAGAGCCTTCTCCAAGCTGGCTGTGCCTTTCTGCCTGGCCTCAGTCGACCCCACCCATGGCTGCCCAGGGATGTCCCTGCCCTTGCTAATGTCAGGGTGTGGGTGTGGAGGTGGAATAAACATGGAGAACGTGAAGCTCAGTCTTGGCCCTCGGCAGCCCCGCTCTGTGGGGCAGTGAGCGTGGAAAAGACTGGAGGGGCATTGGTTGTATCAGAGGGCCCCTCAGTCCCAGGCCCTTACCGACCAACCCTCAGCTCAGCCAGGGAGGCGCCTCACCAGGAACTTGGCCGTCTGGTCGTTCTTGGCGTACCTGTAGAGCCTGCGAAGCTGCTTTGCCTCCAGTTCTGAGAAGAGGGAGACAAATCGCCAGAGCATCCTGCAGGGGAGATGCACGGGGCTGAGGGGAGCGGAGCACAGCCCCTCTTCCTCCAGCATCTGTCATGTGGCCAGGACTACCCAGGGAGAAACGGGACACAGGCTGCCCCCTTGGTTTgtggttgggggcagggaggcgggTATTTGCCAGACCTTGAATCCTCTGTTCTGGTAATGAGACCCCACACCACCCAGCAGTTGTTCAATCAGAGGTCATTCCTCCCAGGGTCAGGAGAGTTCTTTGTCTGCAGTGTGTACAGCGATGGTGAATCAATGCTGCCCTGAGTCACTAGAGGACTCCGTTCTTTCCATCCTCCCGTCACCAGGCTCACTCCAGGATCCTGGCTCTTTCATATAAAGATAAGGGACTGAGGGCTCTTTGCTAAGCCCTTAGAGGGGGTGTGACCTGGAATTTAGAGGGGGTGGCCCAGGAGGAGGTGTAGTGGAAGGGCAAGGAGGCTGCCCTACTTCCTCCAGTGCTTGATTTCCCAGTCTTGGCAGTGGTGCTGCAGAAAGGTGTTGATGTGGTCCCCTAAGACTACCAGGCTCTGCTTCGTGTACTTTAGCTTCTTCTTCTGGGGAAGGTCCCTGGGCAGGTGCAACTTTCGCAGGAACTTCTTCAGTGGCCTTAGGCATTCTTTACACTGAGGAGGCAACAGGTGAAGTGAAGGGTGATaggggaaaagaagaggtagacGGGCGGCCCCAAATAACCAGCGGGTTGGCCCGGCTACAGCCATTATGGCCCAGGAAGGGTTACACATGCTAAGCGAGGAGGCCCCATGACCCCTTACCCCCACTCCCTTCCTAAGAGTGTGTCCAGTGGGGCAGTGAACTATGGGTTTGAGGCCTGTCAATTTCTGACTCAGGTCTCTTGACCTGTGGGGGAACAGGGGACAGGGTCCTGGGCTGTCTCCTTACTCACAATTTTGAAGGTGTCCTGGCTCAGGCCCTTGGCTTGGCACACAAGTGAGTCTCTAGCAAGGCTGGTGCAGGATCTTCCCTCTATGCGGGGTCCATCTGTcacctgggaggaggcaggagcaggaaTCAGTGTGGGCGGGGCGTGGGCTCCTGCTCCTGAGCGGCAGTGCTGGGCAACCACTGGCCCCGGTGCCAGCCAGAGCCTTTCTCCATTGTTCCAGTGACCTCCTCCTTGACCCAGCAGTCAGGTGAGCGGGCCCTGGTCACAGAAACCCATCTTGGAGAATTCCTGCTTGGGAAACCTAGAATGTCTTAcacatttcttttataatatataacCCAGTATACTAGTGAACTTGGCAAAGCACTTGATAAACATGAACTCATTTTATTCTCCCAGATTCTGTGAGGTTAGATATCCTGATCCCCGGTTACAAATGAGAACACAGAGACACCAAGGGGTTTTTGAGTAACTCCCTGGGGAATGAGCAGGGATTCATTGActtcattcatttggcaaatcCTAATCGATTGCCCGAGTCCCGGCACCAGCACTTTGTATCTCTAACCTGTAGCATCACGCCATGCTAGTGGGCACTCCAAAAAATGTGTGACGCCAATGGTGATGAGAAGGAACTTTCTGACAGCAAGCTGGGCCAAAAAAAGCTGGAAATTAATGAGGGCAAAATGTCTGTGGAATAACGCGAAGTCAGAGCACAGGATTAGGCTGATGCAAGATTTACATCTGACCTTTCAAAAGCCTCTCAGAAAGGTGAGCGGTAATTCTTCCCTGTGTTCCTTGGGAACAAGGAAGATCCAGACCCAGGACCCTCTGAAAggaggggccagggaaggggagggaggaagagggagagaacaTAGGACATAGGCTCCTGCAGACCCCAGAGAGAGGGGACTCTGGCTGATCATCtccatacacaccacacacacacgcacgcactcaCGCACGTGCGTGAGATCCTGTTTGTCTTCATAACCACCAATCATCTTGCCAGGTATCTATGTCCTTGGTAAACATCTGTTTGAATGAATTAACCTTTTCTGGTTCTTTCGGTCTCCTGCTACCTCATGTACTTcaccatttttccttctcttcttccttgaaTTTCAAATTCTCTGCTTTCCAAAGCCAGCCCCTCAAGggccttcttcccctccctctccctccccacttaACCTTCTCTAGTGGCTTGTCCCCTTCACCCTCTTGCCCATCGGAGGCCTCCATATCAGCCGGCGCACTGATGGGCTCCAGAGGGGCGCTCCTTACGTCCCCTCGGGCTTCTGACCTCGGGCTCTGGGACCTGAGTGTGTCTGGGAGTGGGCAGGTTGGCTCCAGAACTCGGAGCAAAACCATGGCAACGGCCAACAAAGCGCCCCgcgcccctccctctcccctgtcctCGTGCCTAGGGGTGACCAGCAGCCTCTCCTTCAACCGGGACTGGACTAGGGAAGTGCGCAATTTGTGCCAGGTAGACCCAGGACTTGGTTAGAGCTCACAGCTGGCCCGGAGGGGCTGGCACCCACTTCTCCCGAGAGAGAACTGTCAGATGCTGTTGATTTTGAACCCTGATAAGGTATTTGAAGTACATTTCCTGCGTGTGTATCATTCATGCCCCCTCGGTTACAGCGTGCGCTCCCCGAGTGTGAGGACCAGGGTTTGAAACATTCCTTTCCGGACTGGGGACAATGGACTAGAGGGTGCACCGAGAGGACAGAACACAGTAACTCTCTACTGAGAGAGATCTTCTCTTCCACCCCCCGTAGGAAGTTAAGGAGCCAGTTGTGTTGGATGTTGCTTGGGTGATGTTTTTAGGGGATGTACAAAATACTAGCTACCACGTATAATCTCAGttgatcctcacaacagtctTCCCCAGGGTAGGTACCAGCAGTGATCCCATTTCATAGACCAGCCGAGATGCACAGAGGTCCGGTAACTTGCCTTCGGTCCGCGGCCAGAAAGTGGGGCGCGGGGCTCTGGGTCGGATTCCGACCGCCCTGGCTTTTCCCTCCCGCGCCGCCCCCCGGGGATCTGAGGTGGAGGCGGCCGGTGGGGTCCGGGCGTCTCCCCTGTCCGCTTGGCCTGGAGGTCCTCGGAGGCTCTCGAGGGCGCGGGTCCACGCCGCCCCCTCGCCCCTAACGCGGCCCCGACGCGGGTCACGGCGGAGGTAAGACGGTGCAGCCTCGGTTTCCTCAGAGCTCCCGCATCTTCTTCCCTGGATCGCTGAACTCCCTGCCTGGCCCTTGCCTTTGCGCCCTCTGGACCCAGGTCCCGTTTCCCCCACCCTGTTTGGcgctcttcctcccctgccttcTCTGGCACTGGGTCGGATCGTCGTCGTCGGCCAGCGGGGCCAGGGCCGGTCCTGCCCCTTTGTCCTCCCAGGCCTGCCTCTCGCCATCTGGCGGCGGTAGCTGCGCACGACAGGGGCATTTAGCTCTATGATCCTAGGATGCAAGCTGGCTTTGCCTCCAAACTGGAAGGTCTGCTAtctggacattaaaaaaaatttttttttatcaaaatattgttgatttacaatgttgtgttaatttctggtgtacagcatagtgattccgttatacatatatattctttttcgtattcttttttattgtaggttattgcaagatattgaacatagatagttccctgtgctattcagtaggaacTTAccgtttattttatacatagtagtttgtatctgccaatcccaaattCCTATTTTATCTCTCCCTCATCTCCTTTTCcatttggtaaccgtaagtttgttttctgtgtctatgcatctgtttctgctttgtaaataagtttatctgtcatattttagattctgcatataagtgatatcatacggtatttgtttttctctttctgacttacttcacgtggtatgataatctctaggtccatctaagttgctgcaaatggcattaattcattctttttcatggccgagtagtattccattgtgtatatttaccacatctttttccattcatggacatttaagttacttccatgtcttggctattgtaaatagtgctgctatgaacattggggtgcatgtatcttttcgagttagagttttctccagaaatACACCCAAGAATGGCATTattggatcatatagtaactctgtttttagttttttaaggaatctccatattgttttccatagtggttgcaccaaattactttcccaccagcaatgtaggaaggttctcttttctccacaccctctccaacatttattgtttgtggactttttaatgatggccattctgactgtgtgaggtgatacctccttatagttttgatttgcatttctctgataattagtgatattaagcatcttttcatgtgcctattggccatttgtatgttttcattggaggaATGTCTTTTTTTgag encodes the following:
- the CHCT1 gene encoding CHD1 helical C-terminal domain containing protein 1, which produces MEASDGQEGEGDKPLEKVTDGPRIEGRSCTSLARDSLVCQAKGLSQDTFKICKECLRPLKKFLRKLHLPRDLPQKKKLKYTKQSLVVLGDHINTFLQHHCQDWEIKHWRKMLWRFVSLFSELEAKQLRRLYRYAKNDQTAKFLVAFCPMDTLESSLLVDQEDSLPKLCTAWGLHSRISSMKERLSKMQAPMRGHAAGGSQRLSTTFLFSGSFRKLPQKPKLKRKGIKEAPETPEICP